TggaaggaaagaagagaaaggaaagaaattggatggaattttattttccttgaATATGTTTGGATGAAAGGAAAATGAGAAGGAAGGAAATAGTATATAATGTTATGAAAAGACAATTTTATccttagatattttaaaatatattaaaaattaaagggTAATATTGGAATAttgatagaaaatatattttccttccattttccatCCATTATTGGAgggaaaaaatttttaatgggTCCCACCCATTTTTTTACactattcattttttctttttgagtttTCCATTCAAccaaacaaaggaaaataattattttccttccaatttctttcctttctatttcCTTCCTCCCATTTTCCTCTCAAACAAACACACCCTTAGGGTGACAATGGGGCGGGTAGGGGCGGGTTTTTGCTCTACCTATAtcttacatatattatatattaaaaatatatatttatatatctattatatataccGGGGCGGGTAGGGACGGGTTCAACCTAAACCCGACCCTGCCCCGCCCCGCCCAAGAACCCGTCCCGTTAAAACCCGCCCCAGTGCGGGTGCGGATAATTACCCGCCCCGAACGGGTAGGGGTGGGATGGATACCCGCGGGTTCGAGTAGTGTTGCCACCCATCAATAAATAGAATAGGAATTTTATAAGcatataagaaaagaaaaagcaaaagaatAGCAACTTCTTGGAGTTAGCTTGTTAATATAGTTGGAAACTTGGAATGcactttattagtttatttcaCTCCTCACTTCTTTACTTGGTAGAGTGGACTGGTATATGCTATTGAATTTTCTACAATAAGTCAATAACAAAGATTGTGACTTGTGTATCATGGCCATGAATAGTTCAGAGGCTTCTGGGTAtggtgtattattttttttttctaaaattaagaatgaggtttgaattcaaaatttttaagtaaatATAGAGAGATTATACTATTTGAGTTATAAGTCgttgtaattaattaatatttagatTGGTTTTAAGCTAATCTATTATATTTGAAATAtaagacaaaaatattatttttagtggtataaatagaaaaatgcTTCTTCTCATAATCACAAgcttaaaaatattgttttcatTTATAATTTGTCaactttaattataattttttatccaaattccaaacataatgtttttttttttgaaaattaaaaaaaaaaaaaacatttttcaatGATTCCAAACATGCCCTAGTCAGTGCAAATATTATTTGTTCCTTAATTGAAGATGCCAGATACCATGGCAGATACCAATTCTGGTTGGTACGGTAGATGCATATTCTCTAATGTTTCACATGTCTGCATTATTTTCCCATTGTTTGTGGTGTGTCCCAATTTGCTAATGCAactatttattttctctatgTTTAATTGGAAGCTTTTGATGCCCTACAAAAGTATGTTGTTCACACTTCACTATTGCATTTATTTTTGGACAAAGTCTTGCTTGTAGTTTTTGTCGTATTAAGTTAATAATTGAGAActgttagataatttaatagaTTTTACTAAATTGTTatctaacaattttttattatcaattttaCGTGAAGACAACTGTATGCGAGTTTTTACTTCCTTTTTTCAAACTTtgttttgatatatattttttttcttatatcttctcttgttttgaattttgaaggcaATAGTATTATTAGTTTGAGTTAGTTGAGTTCACTAGTTAATATATAACAGTTTGTGTGTATGTTATATTTAAGTTTGTGATTTGACATTCTTGACCCTAATTTTACTACATCTCTTTAAACAAATAATGCTAACTTTGTTTTACTCGAATTCTATTATTAATTAAGGTTTGCATTGTTAATGAAGCAAGCATAATAGGCACAAAAAAAATGCTGAAATATAGGAATGAATGTCCCTTTCAAAAAGGGTATTCAATAGTACAAATTACAGAGCTTCTAAAAgtgaaaatatcaaaataataataataatgaagatGAATTCAAATTTTGCAAGCTTGTTAGTTCATGGATGAGGATGACATTGACCTCAATAGTAGCATAtaggataattttaaaatcagatTTTCTCAAATGATTGACTATATGCCAAATTGGGTCAATACTTCAATCTAACTTGAAAATTATTCATACTTAGAACTCGAATTCAAAATCACTATTATACATTCATAAAGGGAAAATAACATTATCATTCGAATCAACTACTAAGTGCTAGCTTTTTGAGGGCATATTCGATACTTAACAAACTTATTAAGGGTTcaaacatacatatataatcacatagatttaaaatttttatggtaTTTCATAAATTAACGGTTAAAAACTAATACATCgtagatttaaattttattaaaaatttgtattgaTTATTGTGTTGttatatgtataaatagaatttaaatttttgacacttaattaaaaaaataagtgagTTACCATTTCAGCCAACCTAAATTGATGAGTTTTGGAGTTAATCCTTAAAATGGTTATTAAAATTTGCTGCTTCCATTTAAAAGattattaaaattctaattacacTATAAAAATCATTGCGACTGAAAAAATTACAACATGATAATCTCCCATCCCTTTACGTCAAGTTACTCTTCACCTCATTAGTGATCTCACACATACCCTTTCATGTTGAATTAGAGAAAATAATGTGATTTTAATTATGGGACTAAATGTTTAATGAAACGATGTTGTTTATTCTTAatgaatcataaaatatcttattttttaccaaaaaatatatatgaccattaaaattaaacaatatttcataaaaaaatttaacgtTACAACTACAACAATAATGTTTTATCTAAGAAAGAGAATAAACAATTAACATGATACAATCTTTTCAATCTTAGAAACGTTTATATaatgtcaccaaaaaaaaaagaaacttttATATAAtgcaattgaaaattaaaattgtttctCTAAACAGCCAATCTCAAAAACTACTTTAATATTTAACTCgttaatttaatttctcaaatatataatattttatcttttaaaaatagatatatcttttcaataaattttactaaactCATAATTATTATTAGAGCACCTTATtaccaataaaattaaaaattttaaacttgaaatataaacaaataattattttaaaaaatttattctaaccatttaattaacctaataaatatttttagggTACATTTAACATACATACTTTTAATTAGACATTAAAGCATATTACTCCTCaaagtaaattgaaaaaaaaagtaaaataaagggtAACTCTACTCTCATATATAGATGAAAATTTaaggtgcagtcgactttacgtaaaattgataattaaaaattattaaataatttaattaatttaactaaatttttatctaacgattctcaattattaatttcacgAGTCCAGAGTTTTCACCATAAATGATGGAGTATGGACTAGAAAACAAGATGTAATTTTGGGAAAAAGGAGAGGCAATCTCAATGGATACCTTCCGTTAAAAAGGAACGAAAGCAAACCCGACCCAACTATCATTGTCATTTTTTTAAGACAGAGAGATTTTAATCTTTCTCTCACTACCGAGTACCAACCTCaacccaaaattaaaaaaaaaaaagaaatcaattttattaaaaaaattaaaaagaaagttaGGGTTTGACCAGAAAAAAATTGCACACAATCGCGTGCGACCCACATAGTGGAATTCACCGATTCGGACAAGCCTCGTTCCTCTCAGTGAACCTTCGCCCCCCTCTCACCAAAGATCCACACCCACTTACCCCTCTCCTTCTTCCGAAATTCGCGGCTTTTTTTGGAGAGAGAAAATCGGAgctttttagagagagaaaaaatggCAGATGCTTCTATACCCTGAATCCAGAACAACGAAAAGATTGGGCCTTTCTTCAATTTTGTACTGATTTGAGGCTTTTTTAACCCTGTGGGCTCTccaattttgatgatttttgagtttttctgTTGTCTAGAATGATGGGGTGTTTGTACTGTGAGTGATCTGAATTTGGGGGTTGGGGAATTTGGTGGGTGGATTTGTGCTCCATGCAGTCAGGTGGCGGTGGCCGGAACCCTGGGGTTGGCCGGACGGGCTCCACGGCGACGTCGTCAGCTGCGGCGTCGCCGTCGTCTTCGTCTTCGGCATCCCAATTGGGGCTTGATCAGCATCATCttcagcagcagcagcaacaacaacagcagcagcagATAAGTTCTAGTAGACAGGTGTGGATTTTTTATGGAGGGTTTTGAAGctgaatttctttgattttttttttcccgTAAAAATGTGCTCTTGAACAATGTTATGGTTTTGGATAACATGGTTTATCGGTAGTGTGACTGTGTGAGTGAGGGGTGTGGTTTATGCCTTTAtggtttgtgtgtgtgtgttattattattatttttttgaccaGTATCATCATTAGCAACTAATTTGACTTGATTCTGAGTCAGCTTATTTTGCAGttgcttttggattttttgtttctttggtTTATAGGATAGGGCTTCAGCAATTAATTTGACTTGAGAATGCAACTGCTGATAGTGAATTTATGGagcttaattattttgtaacagtTGGTTTGGGGAGGGGACTTGGGAATTGGGAGTGCCGTTGATTTTGGAAATTGGGACGCAGTGGAATTtgcatttgtttattttattttatttaaatttatgacAACCTCGTACCTATCCTGTTTTGTTGGTCCGGTTTTGGTTCGTTTTGGTCTTTCTCTCTTTCATTCCTTTTAAAGACCAATTAAATTTTTGTGTACTACGAGTCAAACTAGGCATGTTTCAGTTCAGTGGAGTGCTGCTAGGTAATGTTGTCAGCTTTTGAGTCAGAAGTTTCCATTTGATCACACAAACAATATGAACTTTGCTGtggtttttgaatttcttaGCTAATTTGTCTTCttacatttatttttatgttcatATGGGATCTAAAATTATTGGCAACAGAAAACATTAACCCTTTTTTGTGTAAACTACTTTTCTGAAATGTTGGTGCATTTGCTTTTGGTTTGGAATCAGCTATATTGTTTCTGGTTTTATATTGTCACTTATGTGGAGGGCACTGTGCTTTTTTTCTCTTACACCTTTAaccttaaaatataaaaaatcaccAGTACAATTGTGTAAAACTTTCCACTGAATGAACTTGTtatacttaatatttttttggtggTTATTTCAACCTTGATATTGATGAAATTTGCATTATCACCTTACATCTGTGTTCTTTCAAACTTAAGAAAGAAACGATTAATGGTTTCGGGGTCATGACCTTTTTCCCGGTTTTGTATATGCAGTCATTTCAACAACAGTTACTTAGAAAACCTGAAGGGAATGAAGCTTTCTTAGCATATCAAGCTGGGCTCCAGGGTGCCTTTGGGAATAACAATTTCTCATCTCCTGGTGCCATGCAATTGCCCCAGCAGTCTCGAAAGTTCATGGAATTAGCTCAACATGGAGCCAGCCAAGATGGCCAGTTCAGGGCTCAAGGTGTTGAGCAGCAAATGATGAATCCTATGCATCAAGCATGCCTTCAATATGCACTTGCGCAACAAAAATCTGCGATGGGAATTCAGTCGCAGCAGCAAGCTAAAATGGGAATGTTAAACCCATCTCTGAAGGATCAGGAAATGCGCGTGGCAAATCTGAAAATGCAGGAAATGATGGCTATGCAGGCTATGCATCAAGCTCAAGGATCATCATCTAGGAATTCTTCCGAACATGTGTCACGTGGGGAAAAACAGATCGAGCCAGGACAGCAGACAGCTCCTGATCAGAAGACCGAAGGAAAGCCTTTATCCCAAGGACCAGCTATTGGACATGTAATGCCTGGCAATGTGGTGAGACCAATGCATGTGCCAGAATCTCAGCagggaattcaaaattttatggcAATGTCTGCGCAATACCAGGCTATGCAGGCATGGGCACGCGAACGCAACATAGATTTGTCGCATCCTGCAAATGCTAACATAATGTCGCAGCTCATTCCAATGATGCAGGCAAGGATGGCCTCCCAACAAAAGGTCAACGAGAGCAACGTTGGTGTTCAGTCAACACCTGTTCCTGTTTCAAGGCAGCAGGTCACTTCTCCAGCTGTTGGAAGTGAGGGTTCTGCACATGCTAATTCGTCAAGTGAAGCATCTGGGCAGTCAGGTTCTTCAAAAGCCAGGCAGTCAGTTCCACCCGGCCATTTTGGCCCCACAACAAATTCTGGCATAGGCAGTGGCTCCAGTGACATGGTGATGCAGCAACTTGGTCCTCAAGGAAGAGAGTCTCCAGCCTCTTTGAGGCAACCAGTCTCAGTGGGAAATGGAATGCCCTCTGTGCATCCTCATCAGTCTTCTGCCAACAGGAACTCAGGTGCAGAACATCCCATGGGTGCAAAAACTTCATCATCTGGTTCAGAACCCCCGCAAATGCAAAACTTAAGGCAGGTAAACCAATCCTCATCTCAGGCTGGAGTTCCAACAAATGAAGGTGGCTCGGGAAGTCATGCTAAATCTCAAACGGCACCACCAGCTCAGATGCCTCAGCATCGGACAGGAAGCGCGTTTACCAAGCAGCAGCTTCATGTTCTTAAAGCCCAAATACTTGCATTTAGGCGGCTGAAGGTTAGATCTCTGCTTCATTTCATTCTATCTGTCTGAGTGTGTTTGCATTATTTGTGCATGAGCTATTTATATATTCCTATTAAAATATGCTGCCTATAGTCTAATTTTGCCTTTTCTATTTGTTGATAGAAAGGGGAAGGTACTCTGCCTCAAGAACTTCTACGTGCTATTGCTCCGCCGCCTCTTGAGATGCAGGTGCAACATTCAAATCATCTCACGGGAGGACAAAATCAAGACAAACCTTCTGGCAGTATCGCGGCAGAACAACCAAGGCACACTGAACCCAATGCGAAGGATTCACAATCTATCCCAGCTATTAATGGACAGAGTTCTTTAAAGCAGGAACCCTTTCCCAGAGAAGAGAAATCCGTTGTACCACCGGTTCCTGTGCAAGCTGTTATGCCACCTGCACCAAAGGAATCTGCTCCAACATTATCTGCTGGAAAGGAAGAGCAGAAATCAGTTGCATGCCCTGATAAGTCAGACCAGGACAGGGACAGTGATCGTGGAAAGAACAGAACTCCTCCTAGGAATGATTTAGTGCTGGATAGGGGAAAGGCGGTTGCACCGCAGGCTTCTGTATCCGACTCAACCCAAATTAAGAAATCGGCACAAACAAGCACTGTTTCCCAGCCAAAGGATGCGGCATCTACTAGAAAATATTGCGGACCCCTATTTGATTTTCCTTCATTCACTAGGAAACATGACTCTTTTGGGTCATCGATGATggtaaacaataataataatctgtCACTGGCATATGATGTCAAAGATCTTCTTTTAGAGGAAGGCATGGAAGTACTTAACAAGAAACGtacagaaaatttaaagaagatTGAAGGGTTGTTGGCAGTGAACTTAGAGAGGAAAAGGATTAGGCCAGATCTTGTGTTAAGGCTACAGATTGAAGAAAAAAAGCTTCGCCTTGTAGACCTTCAGGCACGTTTAAGGGACGAGATTGATCAACAGCAACAAGAGATAATGGCAATGCCGGATAGGCCATATCGTAAGTTCGTAAGGCTGTGTGAGCGTCAGCGTATGGAACTTGCTAGACAAGTGCAGGCATCTCAGAGAGCTTTGAGGGAGAAGCAGCTTAAATCTATATTTCAATGGCGTAAGAAGCTTCTTGAGACGCATTGGGCTATTCGTGATGCCCGTACTGCCCGCAACAGGGGTGTGGGTAAATATCACGAGAGGATGATGAGGGAATTTTCAAAACGTAAAGATGATGACAGAAACAAAAGGATGGAAGCCTTAAAGAACAATGATGTTGACCGATATAGAGAGATGTTACTGGAGCAACAGACTAGCATGCCAGGCGATGCTGCAGAAAGATATGCTGTTCTCTCAACTTTCTTAACTCAGACAGAAGAGTATCTGCATAAATTAGGAAGTAAGATAACTGCTGCCAAAAATCAACAGGAAGTGGAGGAGGCAGCAAaatctgctgctgctgctgcacGATTGCAGGTATGCTTCATCAACTTTTCCCCCTCCGATGATGTTCTGAGAACTTTCCGTAGAGTGTGTTGTTGTCAGGGTTCTGGTTTTTTGATGGCTTCTAATGCACTATTTGAACTTATTATGTGAGATTTTTTCTATGTCAGTGATCCATTATTTGTGTTTTTAACTCTAGGGTCTTTCTGAGGAAGAAGTAAGAGCTGCTGCAGCTTGTGCAGGGGAGGAAGTAATGATTAGAAATCGTTTTCTGGAGATGAATGCTCCTAGGGACAGTTCATCTGTCAACAAGTGAGTTTGTGTTAGTTAATCTCTATTTAATATGCATGTTTATGATGATTTGTTTTGTCGCAAAAATGCTTGGGAGATTGTAACTTTAGCAAATGTTGCTCAagatatttttgcttattttattcaattttcaaGTGCCCTGATCTTGTTTATAatgttttttttaagaattttattaaattggCCTTGTTATGTGTAACAATGCTCCGGGTGCTTGATTGTCACCATTATTGGCTTCTCTTCAGGTATTACAACCTTGCTCATGCTGTGAGTGAAACTGTGATTAGGCAACCATCAATGTTACGTGCTGGAACATTGAGAGACTATCAACTTGTAGGTTGCTAAATCATATGAAATACTCATTGAGtggttgttttattttttacccACTCAAGCAAACTTTCAGGATTTAACATGTTATTTTTTCAAGGTTGGTTTACAATGGATGCTTTCTTTGTACAATAACAAGTTGAATGGAATTTTGGCGGATGAGATGGGTCTTGGAAAAACTGTGCAGGTTAGTAATTCCTTAAGATGGAAACAATGTTTATTATGTACTTCTTTGAGTGACTTcacaattcataataaattcttTATGTTGATCACTACATGATTGTTTGTCCTTGTAAGGTTTAATGCTAATGCATGATCATTTAATGAGTTCTTGTGTGTACCTTATATAATGTTAAAGTATTTCCTTTACAGGTTATGGCATTGATTGCATACTTGATGGAATTTAAAGGAAACTATGGCCCGCATCTTATAATAGTACCGAATGCTGTTTTAGTTAACTGGAAGGTGAGTTTTCAACTTTTTCACTTTAAGGATATCCTTATTTGTGTGGTTATGCGTGCTTTTTGACATGAAAAACTGTGTTCATTATGCAGAGCGAGTTTTATAATTGGCTACCATCTGTGTCGTGCATTTTTTATGTTGGAAGCAAGGATCAAcggtcaaaattattttcacaaGTAAGCATGCCTTATCTTATTCATACATGTAGGGAGAGTGCTTCATCTTCACTGCCAATTTCCTTTTCTGTTACATTTTTTGCAGGAGGTTTGTGCTATGAAGTTTAATGTCCTTGTGACTACTTATGAGTTCATCATGTATGATCGATCAAAGCTTTCAAAAGTCGATTGGAAGTATATCATAATTGATGAAGCACAGAGAATGAAGGATAGGGATTCAGTCCTGGCCCGTGATCTTGATAGGTACCGTTGTCAAAGGCGCCTGCTTTTGACAGGAACACCATTACAGGTCTGATATGATTTGATACATTTTgcttttatgtatatattagtATCTAGGTTGAATGcattcatttatttttgttgtgccTGTCCATTCGCTAGAAGAATTAATCAACATGCtataagagagaaaaagaacTTTAAACAGTATGTTTATGCTGTACATTTTGTTGACGGAACTATTTATGCTCTGATATCACTGCAGAACGATTTGAAGGAACTCTGGTCACTTCTAAATTTACTTCTTCCTGAGGTTTTTGACAATAGGAAAGCCTTCCATGATTGGTTCTCTAAACCATTTCAAAAGGAAGGTCCTGCTCCAACCCAAAATGGGGAGGATGATTGGCTTGAGACTGAGAAGAAAGTTATCATTATCCACCGACTTCATCAGATTCTTGAGCCTTTCATGCTCAGGCGTCGTGTTGAAGATGTTGAAGGCTCACTTCCACCTAAGGTGCGACTAAAATAGCCTTCTTGACAAGTTGCACTGTATCTGTGGCACTGGACTAATCTTTTTTCTGCATTGCAGGTCTCGATAGTTCTAAAATGCAAAATGTCCGCTGTTCAAAGCGCAATTTATGATTGGGTCAAATCAACTGGTACCCTTCGTCTTGATCCTGAGGATGAGAAGCGTAGGGTTCTAAAGAATCCGGTCTACCAGGTGAAGCAATATAAAACTTTAAACAACAGATGCATGGAGCTCCGCAAAACTTGCAATCATCCGTTGCTTAATTATCCCTTCTTCAATGACTTATCTAAAGATTTCCTAGTAAAATCTTGTGGAAAATTGTGGATCCTGGATAGAATTCTCATTAAACTTCAAAGAACAGGACATCGAGTTCTACTGTTTAGTACCATGACAAAACTCCTAGACATCTTGGAAGAATACCTGCAATGGCGAAGACTTGTGTACAGAAGAATTGATGGTACAACCAGTTTGGAAGATCGTGAGTCGGCTATAGTTGACTTCAATAGCCCTGATTCAGATTGCTTCATCTTCTTGCTTAGCATTCGAGCTGCTGGACGAGGTCTGAACCTTCAGTCTGCTGATACAGTTGTTATATATGATCCTGATCCAAACCCTAAAAATGAGGAGCAGGCTGTTGCCAGAGCTCATCGGATTGGACAGAAAAGAGAGGTTAAAGTTATCTATATGGAAGCCGTTGTTGACAAGATCGCTAGCCATCAGAAGGAGGATGAAATGAGAAGTGGAGGCACTGTTGACATGGAGGATGAACTTGCAGGTAAGGATCGCTACATAGGATCTATTGAGAGCCTCATAAGGAACAATATTCAACAATATAAGATAGATATGGCTGATGAGGTTATTAATGCTGGACGCTTTGATCAAAGAACAACACATGAAGAGAGGCGTTTGACACTTGAGACATTATTGCATGATGAAGAGAGGTATCAAGAAACTGTCCATGACGTTCCGTCATTGCAGGAGGTAAATCGAATGATTGCCAGGAGCGAAGAGGAAGTGGAACTGTTTGATCAAATGGATGAAGAGGAGGATTGGATTGAGGAGATGACAAGGTTTGATCAAGTACCCAAGTGGCTTCGAGCCAACACAAGGGAGGTGAATGCTGCTGTTGCTGCGCTGTCAAAAAGACCGTCAAAGAACATTTTAACTGGTGGTACAATACCTGTGGAACCTggtgaagaaaggaaaagaggaCGGCCCAAGGGGAAAAAGCATCTAAGTTACAAAGAAGTAGATGATGAGACTGGAGAGTACTCCGAAGCAAGCTCTGATGAAAGAAATGGATATGCACATGAAGAAGGTGAAATAGGAGAATTTGAAGACGATGGGTATAGTGGTCCTGATGGACCTCAACCCATCGATAAAGATCAGTTGGAAGATGGTATACTTTGCGAGGCTGCCGGTTATACATTTCCTAGATCTTTGGAAAGCGCTGGAAATAATCAGATGGTTGAAGAGGCTGGTTCCTCAGGATCATCCTCAGACAGTCAAAGAGTGATCCAGACGGTATCTCCATCAGTTTCCTCTCAGAAATTTGGTTCACTTTCTGCACTAGATGCCAGGCCAAGTTCCATACCAAGAAAGATGGTATGTGCATTGATTTGCATCTTGAATTTTCCATTTATTGTTTGTCTTGCTCTATCTTATTCTGATTAAATGTTTTGTAATTGTTTTTGCCAGACAGATGAGTTGGAAGAAGGGGAAATTGCTGTTTCTGGTGATTCTCACATGGATCATCAACAGTCTGGCAGTTGGATTCATGATCGTGATGAAGGTGAGGATGAACAAGTTTTGCAGCAACCCAAGATTAAACGTAAACGTAGCATGCGCGTTCGACCCCGTCTTGTTGCTGATAAACATGAAGAAAAGCCTGTCAATGAAATGGCATCTCATTTAGCAATACAAGCAGAACATAAATATCAATCACAGCCAATGGCCGACATAGAATCAAAACGATTGGTTGAATCCAAACCAGGCAGGCATGATTTAAAtgcatcattaaaaaataagcGAAGTTTACCTCAAAGGAGAGTTGCCAATACATCCAAATTACATGGCTCACCAAAGTCTAGTAAGGGTATGTGTCATCAATCGACTCTTTCGATGTCTCTTTCTACAATGACAGTCTTTTTTGTTAGCGTGGTTAGAGTGGATCTTGTGTGTTGTGAGAACAGGAATTACTAATTTTCTAAGCTTAATTGACAATAAACCACTAAATAATTTGATGCCAAAGTAATACTTCACCTTGACAAAAGACTTTGCATTTGATTCCTGTTGCCTTATGGTAGGTCATGTGTAAATATATTGTAAGCCCTTGCCTAGGCTAGTAACATGCCATAACCTTTGTTTTAATGGGGCAACTCCCCTATACTtcaaacaacaaacaacaacaacaacaaagccttgtcccactaagtggggtcggctacatgaatcaaacgacgccattgtgctctgtcatgtatcatgtctacaaagagaccgtttacatgtagatctcgtttgaccacctcatggatggtcttcttaggtcttcctctgcctttcgccctttgtccatcttccatctcccatctcatccaccctcctgactggatgttctatcggtcttcttctcacatgtccaaaccacctgagacgcgattcaaccatcttttccacaataggtgctactccaactctctccctatACTTCCATGTACCAAATATAAGTAGGGggaaggaaaaagagtataaGTTCCTTAGGTATCTGATTGGAGGTATATTTTTTATCGGCTGCAATCCCGTTAATATTTAACTTTTTCGTTTCCTTTCTCACTAGGACGTTTCATGTTAGTGGTCTCCATCAATATCATCTTAGACATTAGTGTCTGCTTGGTCAGTGTCTTTAAGTATTTAAACACTTACAACTTCTACATTTGCAGTGCAAAAATGTAATTAGCAAGCTACAAAGGCGAATAGACAAGGAAGGTCAACAAATTGTGCCCTTGTTA
This sequence is a window from Arachis duranensis cultivar V14167 chromosome 2, aradu.V14167.gnm2.J7QH, whole genome shotgun sequence. Protein-coding genes within it:
- the LOC107472485 gene encoding ATP-dependent helicase BRM, translated to MQSGGGGRNPGVGRTGSTATSSAAASPSSSSSASQLGLDQHHLQQQQQQQQQQQISSSRQSFQQQLLRKPEGNEAFLAYQAGLQGAFGNNNFSSPGAMQLPQQSRKFMELAQHGASQDGQFRAQGVEQQMMNPMHQACLQYALAQQKSAMGIQSQQQAKMGMLNPSLKDQEMRVANLKMQEMMAMQAMHQAQGSSSRNSSEHVSRGEKQIEPGQQTAPDQKTEGKPLSQGPAIGHVMPGNVVRPMHVPESQQGIQNFMAMSAQYQAMQAWARERNIDLSHPANANIMSQLIPMMQARMASQQKVNESNVGVQSTPVPVSRQQVTSPAVGSEGSAHANSSSEASGQSGSSKARQSVPPGHFGPTTNSGIGSGSSDMVMQQLGPQGRESPASLRQPVSVGNGMPSVHPHQSSANRNSGAEHPMGAKTSSSGSEPPQMQNLRQVNQSSSQAGVPTNEGGSGSHAKSQTAPPAQMPQHRTGSAFTKQQLHVLKAQILAFRRLKKGEGTLPQELLRAIAPPPLEMQVQHSNHLTGGQNQDKPSGSIAAEQPRHTEPNAKDSQSIPAINGQSSLKQEPFPREEKSVVPPVPVQAVMPPAPKESAPTLSAGKEEQKSVACPDKSDQDRDSDRGKNRTPPRNDLVLDRGKAVAPQASVSDSTQIKKSAQTSTVSQPKDAASTRKYCGPLFDFPSFTRKHDSFGSSMMVNNNNNLSLAYDVKDLLLEEGMEVLNKKRTENLKKIEGLLAVNLERKRIRPDLVLRLQIEEKKLRLVDLQARLRDEIDQQQQEIMAMPDRPYRKFVRLCERQRMELARQVQASQRALREKQLKSIFQWRKKLLETHWAIRDARTARNRGVGKYHERMMREFSKRKDDDRNKRMEALKNNDVDRYREMLLEQQTSMPGDAAERYAVLSTFLTQTEEYLHKLGSKITAAKNQQEVEEAAKSAAAAARLQGLSEEEVRAAAACAGEEVMIRNRFLEMNAPRDSSSVNKYYNLAHAVSETVIRQPSMLRAGTLRDYQLVGLQWMLSLYNNKLNGILADEMGLGKTVQVMALIAYLMEFKGNYGPHLIIVPNAVLVNWKSEFYNWLPSVSCIFYVGSKDQRSKLFSQEVCAMKFNVLVTTYEFIMYDRSKLSKVDWKYIIIDEAQRMKDRDSVLARDLDRYRCQRRLLLTGTPLQNDLKELWSLLNLLLPEVFDNRKAFHDWFSKPFQKEGPAPTQNGEDDWLETEKKVIIIHRLHQILEPFMLRRRVEDVEGSLPPKVSIVLKCKMSAVQSAIYDWVKSTGTLRLDPEDEKRRVLKNPVYQVKQYKTLNNRCMELRKTCNHPLLNYPFFNDLSKDFLVKSCGKLWILDRILIKLQRTGHRVLLFSTMTKLLDILEEYLQWRRLVYRRIDGTTSLEDRESAIVDFNSPDSDCFIFLLSIRAAGRGLNLQSADTVVIYDPDPNPKNEEQAVARAHRIGQKREVKVIYMEAVVDKIASHQKEDEMRSGGTVDMEDELAGKDRYIGSIESLIRNNIQQYKIDMADEVINAGRFDQRTTHEERRLTLETLLHDEERYQETVHDVPSLQEVNRMIARSEEEVELFDQMDEEEDWIEEMTRFDQVPKWLRANTREVNAAVAALSKRPSKNILTGGTIPVEPGEERKRGRPKGKKHLSYKEVDDETGEYSEASSDERNGYAHEEGEIGEFEDDGYSGPDGPQPIDKDQLEDGILCEAAGYTFPRSLESAGNNQMVEEAGSSGSSSDSQRVIQTVSPSVSSQKFGSLSALDARPSSIPRKMTDELEEGEIAVSGDSHMDHQQSGSWIHDRDEGEDEQVLQQPKIKRKRSMRVRPRLVADKHEEKPVNEMASHLAIQAEHKYQSQPMADIESKRLVESKPGRHDLNASLKNKRSLPQRRVANTSKLHGSPKSSKGMCHQSTLSMSLSTMTVFFVSVCKNVISKLQRRIDKEGQQIVPLLTDLWKRIENSGYSSGSGNSLLDLRKIDQRIDRLEYNGATELVFDVQFMLKSAMQFYGFSHEVRTEARKVHDLFFDILKIAFPDTDFRDARSALSFAASTVTSPRQGAVGLGKRHRLINEVEADQYPSPKPLQRGSASGGENSRVKGHGLQKESRAGSGSTREQLQPDDYPVLTHPGELVVCKKRRNDRGEKSLVKLRTGPVSPTSMVPAMRSPGSGSTPRDARLAHQSPHAQGLVGQPFQQPNGSGGSVGWANPVKRLRTDSGKRRPSHM